The nucleotide sequence GGTTGGCGCCGGTACCGCAAAGCCGCGGAAATCCTCAGCCAGGCTGAACCGCCGGCCGGACAAACACCCAAGACCACCATCTGGCGAAAGAATAAGATGCGCCTGTATCATTTCTCGTTACCCGGTGTGGAGCGTGTACACCAATTTCCGGTACTCATGGTGTACGCGATGATCAACAAACCCTACATCCTCGACATGGAGCCCGGACATTCCTTTGTCGAATTCCTTGTGCAGCAGGGGTTCTCGGTTTACATGATCGATTGGGGTGTCGCTGGACCTGAAGATCGACACAACGGGTTCGCGGAGTACATGTTCGACTATCTCGACAAGGCCGTGGGGCGGGTTTTGAGGCACGCAGGCGCGGACCGAATTCACATGTTCGCCTACTGCATGGGCGGAACGATGGGAGCGATGTATACCGCGCTTTTTCCAGACAAAGTCAAGGATTTGACCCTGCTCGCCGCGCCGATCGACTTTCGACATGCCCCGTTGTACAATCAATGGCTGCGCAAAGAGTATTTTGATGTGGATAAGCTTGTAGAAACCTTCGGCAACGTTCCGCCCGAAGTGATTGATTTTGGCAACAAAATGTTGAAGCCCATGAGTAATTTTGTCGATCCCTGGGTTTCATTGCTGGATCGGGTGGATGACGAAACTTTTGTCCACAGTTGGAGGATGTTGAACAAATGGGTCAACGACGGAACTCCGTTCCCGGGTGAGGCGTACCGCGAGTGGATCCACGAGTTCTACCAGGAGAACAAACTGGTCCAAGGGAAATTGATCCTGCGGGACCGTCCCGTGGATTTAAGTCAGATCCGTTGTCCCGTTCTTCTGCTGACGGCCGAGCGGGACCACATCGTTCCCCCTCCACAAAGCGAGGCGCTGTTTGAACACATCTTAAGTTCCGATCGGACGGAATACCAATTCCCCGTCGGACACGTCAGCCTCGTGTACGGCGGGACGGCCAGTAAGCGGGTATATCCGCGAACGGCTGACTGGTTGAAGGCGCATGATGCAATGTGAACATGGTGTGAGGGACAGGGTCGCCGGACGCTCACGTGCACCGGCGGCCCCGTCTGTCGTCCCGTCGACTGCTCGAACTCAAGGAATCCGGGACGATGCCGCTCCCCGCTTTTTACCATTGTCAATCGATTCAGAATCATATATCCTCAAGCCTTTCTCCCAGCCACCCAAGGTTTTCCTCCTCATCCGGACATACTAAGGGCAACGGGGCCCGACGGGCGGGCCGCGGAATCTGAGCTACCGTGAGATGTCGAGGGGGATCAAACATGGATCAATACCACCCAAAACCGTTTGTTATTGCGGGTGAGGGGGAGGAGACACCGGGCGCCCCTCCTCAGGCGACACCGCCTCCTTCCGGCCCTTTGCAGGCTTTAGAGCGGCTGGGACAAACCCAGGTTCCGGAGGTGGACAGCGATCTGTATTGCATCACGATTATCGGGCAGATCGAAGGCCACATCATTTTGCCCCCCCAGAATAAGACGACGAAGTATGAGCACGTGATTCCGCAACTGGTGGCCGCGGAGCAAAACGACAAGGTGAAAGGGGTGCTCATCGTTCTGAACACCGTCGGAGGGGATGTGGAGGCCGGGTTAGCCATCGCCGAGATGATCGCGACCCTCACCAAACCGACGGTGACTTTGGTGCTCGGCGGGGGGCATTCGATCGGCGTGCCCATCGCCGTGGCCGGGCAGTACAGCTTTATCGCCGAATCGGCGACCATGACCATTCACCCGATCCGATTGACGGGTATGGTCATCGGCGCGCCAGCTTCCTGGGAGTACCTGGAGCGCATGCAAGAACGGGTGGTGCGCTTTGTGGTGGATCACTCCAAGATCTCTGAAGCCCAGTTTCGGGAATTGATGATGAAAACCGGAGAGTTGGCCCGGGACATCGGAACCACCGTGGTAGGCAAAGATGCCGTCCGCTACGGACTGATCGACGAGATCGGCGGCATAGGTCGGGCGCTCGGAAAATTGCGGGAGATGGTGGACGCCGCTGCAACCCGCCAACCTCCTGCGGGAAAGCCGGTGATCCAATGATTCTCTACACCGCGGTGCCTCTTTCCCTTGTTTTTGCAGGAGAAGCGCGGCCTGCTGCCCCCAAAATGGAAATCCGGGTCGGGTCCGCCTGTCTGGAAGTGGAGTCCATCGGCGCGGATCGCGTGCGGATCGTGCGTTTAATCAGCCCAAACCCCGCCGATTATCTCCGGCCGGAATACCAGCCGGGCCGCGAACTTTCCCTTTATCTCGGAATCCCATAACAATTTGGCCGATGCCAGCCGGGGCGAAACCGGCCCGGGAACCTCGTCCGGAAGGAAAAGCCGATTCCCTTGGAGAAATGTAGTAGAACGTACAGCGGTTTTTCCGAGGGAGTGGGCATGGCGTGAGTAAGGTCGAGCAGGCCAAGGAATGGATGAAAACGGAGATTACGGGGCTGGCCATTGTTGCGGCCTCCTTGATTTGTCTAGCCCAGCTGGGGTGGATCGGCCGATCCCTCGCTCACCTCGCCATGTGGGTGGCGGGGGGGTGGTATGTCCTCGTCCCCCTGGCCATGCTGTGGGTCGGGGGCTATGTGATTGTCAAAGGCCGCGCCCCTTCTTGGAACCTTCGGGTGACGGGAGTCTTTCTGTTTATCGCCGTTCTTCTCACCTGGGAGCAGCTCAACCTCTACACCTCCCTTATCCGCAGCCATCCTTTGACTCCACCGGATCTGTGGACGATCACCACCCACCGGATTGACCAGTTGTATTTGGCCAGCACCGGTGCAACCGAAGGCGGGCACCCCGTCGCACCCCCGGAGCGTGTGGGGGGTGGGGCGGTGGGGTATGCCCTTTTTTCCGCCACTCACTTTTTATTCGATACTTTAGGCACCGAGATCGTGCTGCTCATATCCGCCATGGCGGCGATCATTCTGGCCACCGGCCAGTCGGCCCTGTCAGTGTGGGAGACCTTGAAAAGGTGGGGTGTCCAGTTGGCTCAGGGGATTTCCACCCGCATCAAAGCCCTCGCCGACGCCTGGCGGGCGACCTCTGACGCGGATGCTCAAGCGGCCGGACGCCGTCGAACACCAAAGGGGGGCCGAAAGGCGTCCGAAGAAGCGTTTCCCATTCGCGATTTTTCCGAAGCCGGGGCGTGGGTCGAGGAGGAAGCGCAACCCGACACCATCGTTGCTCCACCCGCTGTCGATGCGGGGACAGAGGCCGACGAGGACGACCCGGTTGCCGTTGTCGATGAGGCCAAATCCCGGATTCAAGTACGGCTGTCCAAAGACCGGCCATCTGGGGTTGGGCCGACTCCGGAGGAAGGAACCGTCGTGTCCGCCAGTCCTCTTGGGCGCACGTACCACCTGCCGTCCATCGGGTTATTAAACCCGGCGCCGCCGGGGCGAAACAGCTCGGATCTGAAGGACGTTGCGGCCAATGCCCACAAACTTGAGCAAACCCTTGAAAGTTTTGGCGTGAAGGCAAAGGTGTTGCAGGCTTACCGGGGGCCAGCGGTCACCCGTTATGAGATCCAACCGGCCGTGGGCGTCAAAGTATCCAGGATCGTGGCGTTGACGGATGATTTGGCTTTGGCTTTGGCGGCCCCGGATATCCGCATGGAAGCTCCCATCCCGGGGAAGTCGGCCATAGGCATTGAGGTTCCCAATCGGGAAATCGCGATCATCCCCTTGCGGGAGGTGTTAGAAACCCCGGAGTTTACTCAGGCGAAAAGCCTGCTCACCCTGGCTTTGGGCCGGGATATCTCCGGCACGCCGGTGATGGCGGATCTCGCTAAGATGCCCCATCTGCTCATCGCCGGTGCCACGGGATCCGGTAAGAGCGTGTGTATCAACAGTTTGATCATCAGCCTGCTATTTCGTGCCGACCCGGATCAGGTGAAGCTTGTCATGATTGATCCGAAAATGGTGGAACTGGGGGTATACGGGGGGATCCCCCACTTGATGGCTCCGGTGGTCACCGACATGAGGAAAGCGGCCGCCACTCTAAAGAAAGTCGTGGAGGAGATGGAAGGGCGATACGCCTTGTTCGCCCGGGAAGGGGTCCGGGACATGGAACGGTACAACGAATTGGCCCGTCGATTCGGACGCCCTCTCTTGCCATACATTGTCGTCGTGGTGGACGAGTTGTCCGATCTGATGATGGTCGCTCCCGGAGAGGTGGAGGATGCGATCTGCCGCCTGGCCCAGATGGCCCGGGCGGCCGGGATCCACCTGATCGTCGCCACCCAACGGCCTTCCGTGGACGTGATCACCGGGCTCATCAAGGCCAACATTCCTTCCCGGATCGCCTTCGCGGTCTCCTCCCAGGCAGATTCCAGGACGATCCTCGACATGGGCGGTGCAGAAAAATTACTCGGCCGGGGGGACATGCTGTTCCTTCCCGTCGGCGCTCCAAAGCCGATTCGGGTACAGGGTGCCTTTGTCTCCGAGGCGGAGGTGGAACGGGTGGTGGAAGCGGTCAAAACCCAAATGCCGGCCCAGTATCGAGAAGACTGGGATGTGTCGGGCGGGGAAGAGAGTCCTCAAGAGGATTTGGACCCCTTGTTCGACGAGGCCGTCGCCCTGGTGGTGGGCTCCGGGCAAGCCTCGGTATCCCTTTTGCAGAGGAGGCTCCGCATCGGATACACCCGGGCCGCCCGGCTTATCGATCAGATGGAAGGGCGCGGCGTTGTCGGCCCCTTTGAAGGCAGTAAACCCCGGGAAGTTCTGTGGACTCCGGCACAGCTCGAACGGCGCCGGGGCTCTCAGCACCCTTAGTGCTGGGCATCCCTCGCAACCGCTGGCTCAGTTCTCGTAACCGAGGCGTCGACTTTGTGCCACCGGAGCGAAACCGACGGCAAAGGCGGCACCACCGGCGGCAGTCAGGAAAAAACCGAGGCGAAAGGCCGTTTCGGTGGGCAAGACCAGAGCGCCAGCCATGAGAATCGTCAAAGATCCAAGGCGTCCCGCCGTGAGAAACCACTCTCGCATCAAAAAATATTGTCCCATGTGGGTGCCCGCCTGAGGAAGACCGCCTATGATATCCATGCTCGCAGCCCCGTAGGAGGCAGCGGCAAAGGGCACAGCCAGCGCATTGGCTGCGCCAAAGATATAGAGGGCTGCCGAGCTGGGAAACAGGGTGGGCCCGAGCCCGGCTATGACGAGTACCGCAGCGGAAAGCCACAACAGGCGACGCCGGGACCGGGCGGTGAGCCATCGTTCCACCAAGAATCCGCCCATGAGCGTCGCGGTGGAGGAGAGGATGAGATAGAGACCGCTGGCCGCCTCGGTGCCAGTGACGACGTACACGAAGACGAGAGGGAGAGCGAGCGCCAGTGACTCTCGGCTTCCCCAGAGGAGACTCGCGCCGAGGAGACCCCGCCAGCTGCCGGACAGGGGCGGTGTTTCTTTCCAATCGAACAGCTCCGGCGGCGGAGGGGCAAGACGCCTGGATGTCCGGTATAATAGGACCAGCAGCACAGCGACAAGGCCGAACAGGAAAGGGTGCTCCCCTCGAGGCAACGTGCGGAACACGATTTCAGCGGCCAAGGGCGTAGAAATCGAGGCCGTGGAAGCGGTGAAAGTGTGAAGCCTCTGGTAATGGTCCCGGGTGCGGGGGGCGGTGGCCCGAAGCCATTGTTTGTTAAATCCCCACCAGTAGAGCCCGGTCCCTAAGCCGTTCAGAAATCCCGCCGCGAGGGGTCGGTGCCCCAACCAGTGTTCCGCCAGAGCCGCCCAGACGGCCACGGCGGCGAGGACCACCGCCCCGGTGCGCAAAGGGATGCCGGGGTCGAAGCGCTCCAGAATCCCTGCAAAGGCAAAACCGAGTCCGGCGAACAGAAACACGGCGGCTTGGTAGGTTAAAAAAGGAACCAGATCTGGGTTTGACGTCCAAATGACCAGGTTGAGCAGTGCCGTTTCCAGCGTGGTGGCGGCGGCAAACAGCCCGCCGACGAGGACCAAGGTTCGCCCGGGGTTGACGCCGCGGTTGCGGGCCATGCCAATCCCCCCTCTCCTTCTTTGAGACTAACCGGATTCACCACGCTTTACACACTGGGGATTTCGGGATTTTGACATGGGGAGGAGCTCGATTTCATGGAGGACTGGTACTTCGAGTACGACATTCACAAGAACCGCCCCGGGCTTTTGGGGGATATTTCTTCTCTCCTGGGTATGCTATCCATAAACATCCTCACCATCAACGGGGTGGAGAACACTCGTCGGGGTCTTCTCATACAAGTCGAAGACCGGCAAAAGATTTCGGTGCTGCGCCAATTGCTGAGACATGTCAACAGCATCAAGGTCACCGCCCTCCGGCAGCCTACGTTGATCGACCGCATCGCCCTTCGCCATGGCCGATTCATCGCCCGGGAGTCGAGTGATTTAAAAACCTATAAATTTACCCGAGACGAGTTGGGAATTCTGGTGGATTTTCTGGGAGAACTGTTGAAGCGACCCGGGCATCAGGTGATTGGGGTGCGGGGGATGCCCAGGGTGGGGAAGACGGAGTCCATCGTCGCGGCGAGCGTGTACGCCAATAAACATTGGACCTTTGTCTCGTCGACGTTAATCAAGCAAACCATTCGCACCGATTTTGACCCGGACGAGCGCAATCCGTCCACCAACGTCTATATTATTGATGGCATTGTGTCCACTCGCAGGGCCGGGGAAGAACACCGCAGGCTGGTTCGAGAAGTCTTGAAAATCCCCGGTCCGAAAATCATTGAGCATCCGGATATTTTCGTGCGCCATTCGGAGTACGGATGGGATCTGTTCGACAGGATCATCGAGCTGCGGAATACCCCTGAAGAAGAAATTACGTACGAAGAGTTGCCCTGTGTGTTGAGTGACTATGAGTAAAACCACGCCGCCAAGGAGGAGGAGCCATGGAGGACGTCGGGCAATTGCTCCGGAAAACCCGGGAGGGCCGGGGGTTGACTCTCGAGGAGGTCGCCGAAGCGACAAAAATCCGTTCCGTGTACCTAGAGGCGATCGAACGGGGGGATCTGAGCGCGCTGCCCCCGGGGGTGTATGCCCGGGGGTTTGTACGGGCATACGCTGAGTTTCTGGGATTGGACGGAAATGAGGTGTTGACCCAGTCGGGACTGTCGGCGCCTGCCGCCCCGCTATCTCGGGAGGTTACGGGGGACGGAGACGTGACCACCCTGTCTCAGCCCGGCCGCATCCGCCGAGCCGTCCCACAAATTGCCGCGAGCGCAGCCCTTTTAGCCGTGCTGCTTGGCGGGTACTGGTTTCTGGCGAACCGGCACCCGGGTTCGGCGCCCCCCGCGTCCCAACCGAATGGCACGACCGCTTCCCAGGTGCCAGCAGCCCCGCCGCCGGCTGCACAAAGCCCCCCTGCCCCAGCGCCTCCTCAACCGGTGCTTCAAGTGGTGAAGCGCAATGCTTCTCAATATATGGTGGATGTGGGGAAGGTGGATCAATTAGAGGTCGTTTTACGGGTCGGACCCCATCCGTGCTGGATTGATGCAGAAGCGGACGGCCACCCGGTCGAGCAAAGAACATTGCAACCGGGGGAAAGCAGAACCTTTACAGGGAATCAAGAGGTGAGGATTGTCGCGGGTCGGGCGTCGTCGTTAACTGTCATGGTCAACGGTCAGCAGCTCGAGCCGGTGACCTCGGACGTCCTGACCTATACGGTGAAGAAAAGCTCCTCCTGAGGTGCGGCGTCGGGCATCAGGCAGGTTGCGCATAGTTGCCATCGGTGCGGCGATACTAACGGTACCTAGGGTGAGAGGGGGACTGTCATGGATCGCCGTACGTTGCTCGCCGTGACATTGACAGCGACCATATCGTTGTTTGCAACTGGATGCGGAGTATCCCGGGAGGCCAATCCTGGAGCTCCGGCCCCGGCGCCCGCGCCAGCTCCAGCACCGGGGGGTGCTCCGGCTCCGGCGCCCGCGCCGGCACCTCGTGCAATGGGCGTGCGGGTGGCGGACGACCTGGCGCAAAAAGTCGTTCAGATTCCCGGCGTTCGCGCCGCTACGGTCTTTGTCTCCGGAGATACCGCCTATGTGGCCCTGGATCAGGGAACCACCCAAGGACGACCGCCGGCACCCGGCGGTGTGGCGCCCGGACAGCCAGCGCCGAGTCCTTCACCCAGCGGCGGAGCCACTTACGGACAAACCGATGTGGCGGTGTCCAATCAATTGAAACAACGGGTCACCGACGTGATCCGAAGAGCCGATCCGTCGATTCGCATCGTCCGGGTCAGCGCCAACCCGGCGGTGA is from Kyrpidia tusciae DSM 2912 and encodes:
- the phaC gene encoding class III poly(R)-hydroxyalkanoic acid synthase subunit PhaC, which encodes MFLQQDALARMGSRWLEQAPTGWRRYRKAAEILSQAEPPAGQTPKTTIWRKNKMRLYHFSLPGVERVHQFPVLMVYAMINKPYILDMEPGHSFVEFLVQQGFSVYMIDWGVAGPEDRHNGFAEYMFDYLDKAVGRVLRHAGADRIHMFAYCMGGTMGAMYTALFPDKVKDLTLLAAPIDFRHAPLYNQWLRKEYFDVDKLVETFGNVPPEVIDFGNKMLKPMSNFVDPWVSLLDRVDDETFVHSWRMLNKWVNDGTPFPGEAYREWIHEFYQENKLVQGKLILRDRPVDLSQIRCPVLLLTAERDHIVPPPQSEALFEHILSSDRTEYQFPVGHVSLVYGGTASKRVYPRTADWLKAHDAM
- a CDS encoding ClpP family protease, coding for MDQYHPKPFVIAGEGEETPGAPPQATPPPSGPLQALERLGQTQVPEVDSDLYCITIIGQIEGHIILPPQNKTTKYEHVIPQLVAAEQNDKVKGVLIVLNTVGGDVEAGLAIAEMIATLTKPTVTLVLGGGHSIGVPIAVAGQYSFIAESATMTIHPIRLTGMVIGAPASWEYLERMQERVVRFVVDHSKISEAQFRELMMKTGELARDIGTTVVGKDAVRYGLIDEIGGIGRALGKLREMVDAAATRQPPAGKPVIQ
- a CDS encoding YlzJ-like family protein; the protein is MILYTAVPLSLVFAGEARPAAPKMEIRVGSACLEVESIGADRVRIVRLISPNPADYLRPEYQPGRELSLYLGIP
- a CDS encoding FtsK/SpoIIIE family DNA translocase is translated as MKTEITGLAIVAASLICLAQLGWIGRSLAHLAMWVAGGWYVLVPLAMLWVGGYVIVKGRAPSWNLRVTGVFLFIAVLLTWEQLNLYTSLIRSHPLTPPDLWTITTHRIDQLYLASTGATEGGHPVAPPERVGGGAVGYALFSATHFLFDTLGTEIVLLISAMAAIILATGQSALSVWETLKRWGVQLAQGISTRIKALADAWRATSDADAQAAGRRRTPKGGRKASEEAFPIRDFSEAGAWVEEEAQPDTIVAPPAVDAGTEADEDDPVAVVDEAKSRIQVRLSKDRPSGVGPTPEEGTVVSASPLGRTYHLPSIGLLNPAPPGRNSSDLKDVAANAHKLEQTLESFGVKAKVLQAYRGPAVTRYEIQPAVGVKVSRIVALTDDLALALAAPDIRMEAPIPGKSAIGIEVPNREIAIIPLREVLETPEFTQAKSLLTLALGRDISGTPVMADLAKMPHLLIAGATGSGKSVCINSLIISLLFRADPDQVKLVMIDPKMVELGVYGGIPHLMAPVVTDMRKAAATLKKVVEEMEGRYALFAREGVRDMERYNELARRFGRPLLPYIVVVVDELSDLMMVAPGEVEDAICRLAQMARAAGIHLIVATQRPSVDVITGLIKANIPSRIAFAVSSQADSRTILDMGGAEKLLGRGDMLFLPVGAPKPIRVQGAFVSEAEVERVVEAVKTQMPAQYREDWDVSGGEESPQEDLDPLFDEAVALVVGSGQASVSLLQRRLRIGYTRAARLIDQMEGRGVVGPFEGSKPREVLWTPAQLERRRGSQHP
- a CDS encoding DUF3388 domain-containing protein produces the protein MEDWYFEYDIHKNRPGLLGDISSLLGMLSINILTINGVENTRRGLLIQVEDRQKISVLRQLLRHVNSIKVTALRQPTLIDRIALRHGRFIARESSDLKTYKFTRDELGILVDFLGELLKRPGHQVIGVRGMPRVGKTESIVAASVYANKHWTFVSSTLIKQTIRTDFDPDERNPSTNVYIIDGIVSTRRAGEEHRRLVREVLKIPGPKIIEHPDIFVRHSEYGWDLFDRIIELRNTPEEEITYEELPCVLSDYE
- a CDS encoding helix-turn-helix domain-containing protein; the encoded protein is MEDVGQLLRKTREGRGLTLEEVAEATKIRSVYLEAIERGDLSALPPGVYARGFVRAYAEFLGLDGNEVLTQSGLSAPAAPLSREVTGDGDVTTLSQPGRIRRAVPQIAASAALLAVLLGGYWFLANRHPGSAPPASQPNGTTASQVPAAPPPAAQSPPAPAPPQPVLQVVKRNASQYMVDVGKVDQLEVVLRVGPHPCWIDAEADGHPVEQRTLQPGESRTFTGNQEVRIVAGRASSLTVMVNGQQLEPVTSDVLTYTVKKSSS
- a CDS encoding YhcN/YlaJ family sporulation lipoprotein; the protein is MDRRTLLAVTLTATISLFATGCGVSREANPGAPAPAPAPAPAPGGAPAPAPAPAPRAMGVRVADDLAQKVVQIPGVRAATVFVSGDTAYVALDQGTTQGRPPAPGGVAPGQPAPSPSPSGGATYGQTDVAVSNQLKQRVTDVIRRADPSIRIVRVSANPAVMQRFQTFSQDLQNGRPASGVADQFRAFVQRLWPAPYY